One stretch of Euphorbia lathyris chromosome 7, ddEupLath1.1, whole genome shotgun sequence DNA includes these proteins:
- the LOC136235381 gene encoding amino acid permease 3-like, whose amino-acid sequence MTMGDNNTHFPPQIYALSVDNTMPQPASKWYDDDGRPKRTGTVWTASAHIITAVIGSGVLSLAWAVAQLGWIAGPAVMILFSLVTYYTSSLLSACYRTGDPDNGKRNYTYMDAVRSNLGGGKVKICGYVQYLNLFGVAIGYTIASSISMMAVQRSNCFHKSGGKDKCEMNANPYMIAFGVAEIFLSQIPDFDQLWWLSIVAAVMSFTYSTIGLGLGIGKVAESGKVRGSLTGISIGTVTETQKIWRSFQALGDIAFAYSYSLILIEIQDTVKSPPSEAKTMRRATVISVAVTTVFYMLCGCFGYAAFGDMSPGNLLTGFGFYNPYWLIDIANVAIVVHLIGAYQVYCQPLFAFVEKAANQRYPDSDFITKDIKIPIPGFKPLNLNLFRLVWRSIFVVLTTVISMLLPFFNDIVGLLGALGFWPLTVYFPVEMYIAQMKIPKWSTRWLCLQILSGACLIITIAAAAGSIAGVIDDLKTMKPFQTTY is encoded by the exons ATGGGCGACAACAACACTCACTTTCCTCCCCAAATTTACGCCCTCTCCGTCGACAACACCATGCCCCAGCCCGCCTCCAAATGGTACGACGACGACGGCCGTCCTAAACGAACTG gAACTGTTTGGACTGCAAGTGCTCATATTATAACAGCTGTAATCGGCTCCGGTGTTCTTTCATTGGCTTGGGCGGTGGCTCAGCTTGGCTGGATTGCGGGTCCGGCTGTTATGATATTGTTCTCTTTGGTTACTTATTATACTTCTTCTTTGCTTTCTGCTTGTTACCGAACTGGAGATCCTGATAATGGAAAAAGGAATTATACTTATATGGATGCTGTTCGATCTAATCTTG GTGGTGGTAAGGTGAAGATATGTGGGTATGTTCAGTACTTGAATCTTTTTGGTGTTGCTATTGGGTACACCATTGCTTCTTCTATCAGCATGAT GGCAGTACAGAGGTCAAATTGTTTCCACAAGAGTGGAGGAAAAGATAAATGTGAAATGAATGCAAATCCATACATGATTGCATTTGGAGTTGCTGAGATTTTTTTATCCCAAATTCCAGATTTTGATCAGCTGTGGTGGCTCTCCATTGTAGCTGCTGTGATGTCTTTTACTTACTCCACAATTGGTCTAGGCCTAGGTATTGGTAAAGTTGCAGAAAGTGGTAAAGTCAGAGGAAGTCTTACCGGAATTAGCATCGGAACTGTCACTGAAACTCAGAAAATTTGGAGAAGTTTTCAAGCTCTTGGAGATATTGCTTTTGCCTATTCTTACTCCCTCATCCTCATCGAAATTCAG GATACAGTGAAATCTCCACCGTCAGAAGCAAAGACAATGAGAAGAGCAACAGTAATAAGCGTAGCCGTTACAACCGTTTTCTACATGCTCTGCGGGTGCTTCGGCTACGCAGCATTCGGCGACATGTCACCCGGAAACCTCTTAACCGGGTTCGGATTTTACAACCCGTATTGGCTAATTGACATAGCAAATGTAGCAATAGTTGTCCATTTAATTGGTGCATACCAAGTTTATTGTCAACCATTATTTGCCTTTGTCGAAAAAGCAGCAAACCAAAGATATCCAGACAGTGATTTCATtacaaaagacattaaaatCCCAATCCCAGGCTTCAAACCCCTAAACCTTAACCTGTTCAGATTGGTCTGGAGGTCAATTTTTGTTGTCCTTACAACAGTAATTTCAATGCTACTTCCTTTTTTTAATGACATAGTTGGTCTGCTCGGTGCATTGGGGTTTTGGCCGTTGACAGTGTATTTTCCGGTAGAGATGTACATAGCTCAGATGAAGATACCTAAATGGAGTACGAGGTGGTTGTGTCTTCAGATATTAAGTGGTGCTTGTCTGATTATTACAATTGCAGCAGCTGCTGGTTCTATTGCTGGTGTTATTGATGATCTTAAGACAATGAAGCCTTTTCAGACAACttattag